A section of the Solitalea canadensis DSM 3403 genome encodes:
- a CDS encoding acyl-CoA desaturase: MPILIFFLCHWFLSLFFQTFFLHRYASHKMFTTNKFWEKTFYFMTFFFQGSSFLNPRAYAIMHRMHHAYSDTEKDPHSPHFFDDVWSMMLETRRIYNSYVMRLKEPENEFKGNYPEWPWLDKFGDSMITRVSIGLIYVAIYTWFIFGLGYSPFFYLLLPIHWLMGPIHGAVVNWCGHKYGYANYDNGDKSKNTTPVEFLMLGELFQNNHHKYPNSPNFAKKWWEFDPVYPVMKVMHWVRIIQLRKVTT; this comes from the coding sequence GTGCCGATTTTAATTTTCTTCTTGTGTCATTGGTTTCTTTCATTGTTTTTCCAAACATTTTTCCTGCACCGATACGCATCACACAAAATGTTTACAACCAATAAGTTTTGGGAGAAAACATTTTACTTCATGACCTTCTTCTTTCAGGGGTCTTCATTTCTGAATCCAAGAGCTTATGCAATTATGCACCGAATGCATCATGCCTATTCTGATACGGAAAAGGATCCGCATTCGCCTCACTTTTTTGATGATGTTTGGTCAATGATGTTGGAAACCCGCCGCATTTACAACAGTTATGTTATGCGATTGAAAGAACCGGAAAATGAGTTTAAAGGAAACTATCCTGAATGGCCTTGGTTAGATAAATTTGGTGATTCAATGATTACCCGAGTTAGCATCGGCTTAATTTATGTCGCTATTTATACATGGTTCATTTTTGGATTAGGTTATTCACCTTTCTTCTATTTGTTATTACCTATTCACTGGTTAATGGGACCTATTCACGGTGCAGTAGTAAACTGGTGTGGCCATAAATACGGATATGCAAACTATGATAATGGTGATAAATCAAAAAATACAACTCCTGTTGAATTTTTGATGCTAGGTGAGTTGTTCCAAAATAACCACCATAAATACCCAAATAGCCCCAACTTTGCAAAAAAATGGTGGGAGTTTGATCCTGTCTATCCTGTGATGAAAGTGATGCATTGGGTAAGAATTATTCAATTACGAAAAGTAACAACTTAG
- a CDS encoding RNA-binding S4 domain-containing protein: MNTFKLNTEFIELIKLLKAVGIAENGGHAQALVEANEVKVNGTVETRKRAKLRSGDKVETPYGSVLIE; this comes from the coding sequence ATGAACACATTTAAACTTAATACCGAATTCATTGAACTTATAAAACTCCTGAAAGCCGTTGGTATTGCCGAAAACGGTGGACATGCACAAGCGCTTGTTGAAGCTAATGAAGTTAAAGTAAATGGTACGGTTGAAACACGTAAACGTGCTAAATTAAGATCAGGTGATAAGGTTGAAACACCTTATGGGTCCGTTTTGATTGAATAA
- a CDS encoding RidA family protein, protein MKRQNISSGAKWEDIVGYSRAVKVGNTIEISGTTAIVDGNIVGVNNFYEQTKCILQKIEETLIKSGASMKDVVRTRMFVTDISHWEEIGRAHAEFFKEIKPATSMVEIKALIDEFLLVEIEATAIITTV, encoded by the coding sequence ATGAAAAGACAAAACATAAGTTCAGGTGCCAAATGGGAAGACATTGTTGGTTATAGCCGTGCTGTTAAAGTTGGAAATACAATTGAAATATCAGGTACAACGGCCATTGTGGATGGAAATATTGTCGGCGTTAATAATTTTTATGAACAGACTAAGTGTATTCTGCAAAAAATTGAAGAAACATTAATTAAGTCGGGTGCTTCTATGAAAGATGTAGTAAGAACCAGGATGTTTGTTACCGATATCAGCCATTGGGAAGAAATCGGCCGTGCTCATGCTGAGTTCTTTAAAGAGATTAAACCAGCTACATCTATGGTTGAAATTAAAGCACTAATTGATGAGTTCTTGTTAGTTGAAATCGAAGCAACAGCGATTATAACTACTGTATAA
- the rbfA gene encoding 30S ribosome-binding factor RbfA — translation MESKRQLKFARQIQKDLADLFQQEGSSFFPNNFVTVTKVRVTPDLGLARIYLSFLNTTTAQQSINSVKAQQGEIRYKLGKRIKDQVRVIPELEFFIDDTQEYVSKMNKLFEEIEKQPKSSSSEE, via the coding sequence ATGGAATCGAAAAGACAATTGAAATTCGCACGACAGATACAAAAAGACCTGGCAGACCTTTTTCAACAGGAGGGCAGCAGTTTCTTTCCTAATAATTTTGTAACAGTTACTAAAGTTCGCGTGACCCCTGATTTAGGATTGGCTCGTATTTATTTAAGTTTCCTGAATACAACAACAGCACAACAATCTATAAATTCAGTAAAAGCGCAACAAGGAGAGATCCGTTATAAATTAGGAAAGCGTATCAAAGATCAAGTAAGGGTAATTCCGGAACTTGAGTTTTTTATAGACGATACTCAAGAGTATGTGTCTAAAATGAATAAGCTATTTGAAGAGATTGAAAAGCAACCCAAATCGAGCTCTTCTGAAGAATAA
- a CDS encoding DUF1365 domain-containing protein, which produces MNSCLYECLVMHNRLEPRRNRFYYRIFMFYLDLDEIDFIAQKRILFSRNRFNVFNFRDSDHLDFTSPAIKKGRPVKENIVSYFAENGIETGDQRIMLLTSVCTMGYQFNPVSFYFLIDEYNDPVCALVQVGNAIEEQKPYFIGKENLRGHRFYLDTPKYFDVLPFIDHNVNFHFNLEVPSKKFSIKIDDQNKEGKKFFVTTLIGNKRKLSGFNLAWLSIKHPFVTLKVVILIHLQGLKLWLLGMPYQKKTEYPELLREAYKPYRP; this is translated from the coding sequence ATGAATTCCTGTTTGTATGAATGTTTAGTAATGCATAATAGGTTAGAACCCCGCAGAAACAGGTTCTATTACAGGATTTTTATGTTCTACCTTGATCTTGACGAGATTGATTTTATAGCCCAAAAACGAATTTTATTTAGCCGGAATAGGTTCAACGTGTTTAATTTCAGAGATAGTGATCACCTTGACTTTACTTCTCCTGCAATAAAAAAGGGCAGGCCTGTTAAAGAGAATATAGTGTCTTACTTTGCTGAAAACGGAATTGAAACAGGTGATCAACGGATCATGTTACTCACCAGCGTTTGTACAATGGGCTATCAGTTTAACCCTGTTTCTTTTTATTTTCTTATTGATGAGTATAATGATCCCGTTTGTGCATTGGTGCAAGTGGGAAATGCAATTGAAGAACAAAAACCCTACTTTATCGGGAAGGAAAACTTACGCGGACATCGTTTTTACCTGGATACACCTAAATACTTTGATGTTTTACCTTTTATAGATCATAATGTAAACTTTCATTTTAACCTTGAGGTTCCTTCTAAAAAGTTTTCCATTAAAATTGATGATCAGAATAAGGAAGGCAAGAAGTTTTTTGTGACCACATTGATTGGTAACAAAAGAAAGCTTAGTGGATTCAATTTAGCCTGGTTAAGCATTAAGCATCCGTTTGTTACACTTAAGGTGGTAATTCTTATTCACCTGCAGGGTTTAAAACTATGGTTACTTGGCATGCCTTATCAAAAAAAAACAGAGTATCCTGAACTCTTGCGTGAAGCATATAAGCCCTACAGGCCATAA
- a CDS encoding DUF1501 domain-containing protein codes for MNRRDFLKNTALASGALLIPSFLKPLELLAADKIGFKRLVIIQLSGGNDGLNTIVPFGDDLYYQKRPSLGIDQQTVIKLNELQGFNPAMQSLQEIYDQGWMTILNSVGYPNPDRSHFRSMDIWHTASRADEYLSTGWIGRYLDSNCATCNSPHTAIEVDDSLSLALKGQSHKGIAVRNSEQLYRTTREPFFKDVVDDAKQSMLSEDNLGYLYKTMIETYSSAKYINDTSKLYKNTTLYPVSAFANELKTVATFINSGLNTKVFYVSLSGFDTHVAQRGQQSRLLKTYADGVATFIKDLNASHNLDDTLVLTFSEFGRRVSQNASGGTDHGTANNLFLFGGKLKKAGFFNPGPNLKDLDNGDLNYEINFRDVYSSILQNWLKASDPSIIKSTRVKTLDLLKI; via the coding sequence ATGAACCGTAGAGATTTTCTTAAAAATACAGCCCTGGCATCAGGAGCTTTGTTAATTCCATCCTTCTTAAAACCGCTGGAATTGTTAGCGGCCGACAAAATTGGGTTTAAACGGTTGGTGATTATTCAACTTTCGGGTGGAAATGACGGATTAAACACTATTGTTCCCTTTGGTGATGACCTGTATTATCAAAAAAGACCTTCGTTGGGAATTGACCAACAAACGGTCATAAAACTTAATGAATTGCAAGGGTTCAATCCTGCAATGCAATCATTACAAGAAATTTATGATCAAGGCTGGATGACTATTTTGAATAGTGTGGGCTACCCGAATCCGGATCGTTCGCATTTTCGCTCTATGGATATCTGGCATACAGCCAGTCGAGCGGATGAATATTTGTCAACTGGATGGATCGGCAGGTATCTCGACTCCAATTGTGCCACTTGCAATTCTCCTCATACAGCAATTGAAGTAGATGATTCATTATCTTTAGCACTCAAGGGGCAGTCGCATAAAGGAATTGCCGTTAGAAACAGTGAGCAATTGTACAGGACTACACGTGAACCCTTTTTCAAAGATGTAGTCGACGATGCCAAACAATCTATGCTTTCAGAAGATAATTTGGGTTATTTATATAAAACAATGATCGAAACCTACTCGTCGGCAAAATATATCAATGACACTTCGAAGCTTTATAAAAACACTACCCTTTATCCTGTGTCAGCATTTGCCAATGAATTAAAAACCGTAGCAACATTTATTAACTCTGGATTGAACACTAAGGTTTTCTATGTTTCTTTAAGCGGTTTCGATACGCACGTTGCCCAACGCGGACAGCAATCCCGTTTATTAAAAACATATGCGGATGGAGTAGCTACCTTCATTAAAGACCTAAATGCTAGCCATAACCTCGATGACACTTTAGTTTTGACGTTTTCAGAATTCGGCCGACGTGTTTCACAAAATGCAAGCGGAGGAACCGATCACGGAACGGCCAACAATTTATTTCTATTCGGAGGAAAACTAAAGAAAGCCGGCTTTTTTAACCCAGGCCCGAATCTTAAAGACTTGGATAACGGCGATCTGAATTATGAAATCAACTTTAGAGATGTTTATTCGTCTATTTTGCAAAATTGGCTTAAAGCCAGTGATCCTTCTATTATAAAAAGCACTCGTGTTAAGACGTTAGATCTGCTGAAAATTTAA
- a CDS encoding NAD(P)/FAD-dependent oxidoreductase gives MKQRIAIIGTGIAGMGAAYHLKDHFSITLFEQNNYVGGHTNTLTLAEDDKIVRFDTGFTVFNKVTYPNLCRLFDEIKAPVIESNVSFSVQHCESGLEYCSTGFNGLFAQRKNIFNVEYIKMLMQIDRFNKESIEDLENKQFAGYTLRQYVKEKGYGHEMLYKYLIPMSSAVWSTSANRMLDFPAVTLIRFFKNHGFLGLNTQHQWYTLQNGSHSYRDLLIKSFKENIVINKRVVGIKRQKIYERPEVVLFFEDGSVQKFDKVVFACHSDQALRILEDEATNLEYSLLRNFRYEKNIATVHTDEAVMPTNKKVWSSWNCRVESLGKTSTIYWMNKLQDVSSDVNYFVSLNDPGLINEKKIINLIEYEHPLFDLKAIAAQEQLYKLNQLSEIDGEEKTTFYCGSYFKYGFHEDAYTAGLNCANAIKVCANTAKIAKL, from the coding sequence ATGAAGCAGAGAATAGCAATTATAGGAACCGGTATTGCTGGTATGGGAGCCGCTTATCATCTTAAAGATCATTTTAGTATCACACTCTTCGAACAAAATAATTATGTAGGAGGGCATACCAATACGCTTACGCTTGCCGAAGATGACAAGATTGTTCGTTTTGACACAGGTTTTACCGTATTTAATAAAGTTACTTACCCAAATCTTTGCCGCTTGTTTGACGAGATTAAAGCTCCGGTTATTGAGTCTAATGTTTCGTTTAGTGTGCAACATTGTGAATCGGGTCTGGAGTACTGCAGCACGGGATTTAATGGTTTATTTGCTCAACGTAAGAATATCTTCAATGTAGAGTATATTAAAATGTTGATGCAGATTGATCGTTTCAATAAAGAAAGTATTGAGGACCTGGAGAATAAACAATTTGCAGGTTATACGCTTCGTCAATATGTGAAAGAAAAGGGTTACGGACATGAAATGCTTTATAAGTACTTGATTCCAATGAGTTCAGCGGTCTGGTCAACGTCTGCCAACAGAATGCTCGACTTCCCGGCCGTAACATTGATCCGGTTTTTTAAAAACCATGGTTTTTTAGGACTAAATACACAGCATCAATGGTATACCTTACAAAATGGAAGTCATTCTTATCGTGATTTACTCATCAAATCTTTTAAAGAAAACATCGTAATTAACAAACGGGTTGTAGGGATAAAAAGACAGAAGATATACGAACGCCCTGAAGTTGTCTTGTTTTTTGAAGACGGTTCTGTTCAAAAATTTGATAAAGTGGTATTTGCTTGTCATTCTGATCAGGCTTTGCGCATTTTGGAAGATGAGGCCACCAATTTGGAATACAGCTTGCTACGGAACTTCAGGTATGAAAAGAATATTGCTACTGTTCATACCGACGAGGCGGTTATGCCTACTAATAAGAAAGTATGGTCTTCCTGGAATTGCAGAGTTGAGTCGCTAGGTAAAACCAGTACCATTTATTGGATGAATAAGCTACAAGATGTATCAAGTGATGTAAATTATTTTGTCTCTTTAAACGATCCGGGCTTGATTAACGAAAAGAAAATAATTAATTTAATTGAATACGAACATCCATTGTTCGACCTTAAAGCGATAGCCGCTCAAGAGCAGTTATATAAGTTAAATCAGTTGTCGGAAATAGACGGAGAGGAGAAAACCACTTTTTATTGCGGGAGTTATTTTAAGTATGGTTTTCATGAAGATGCTTACACAGCAGGACTCAATTGTGCAAATGCAATTAAAGTATGCGCAAACACGGCTAAAATCGCTAAATTATAG
- a CDS encoding tetratricopeptide repeat protein yields the protein MNSKKVYVAALFSLFCLKVAAINPDSTAAAKQALDKERSSLLANKEIKSEPKIERMLQLGLWNEAIPLLTADKNPGVDMRLLNAEYFLLINDFKKADSLVTSVLSRRKDHQKALLLKAQLDVWAWKLNDAAQTCERIAADKDKTLYEKAMLQLGRVRLLQKKYDEALKIAKDIQTQYPKNAEAWLLESDVHFWNQKPELAEAPLKKSLELDPFNADARFNYGYAIWRRIDATQLNKMTAQWQLATDINPLHFQTHWHWGNGHTTQTYNNYAETNDNEVRKELATAENLIRSHKLTEAIDYTRVVQRKYPSSVLPAMMRGSIYYMAFDINRITRLDSAQAIFLQILAKKKNYGPAHNGLSAVIKSKRIPYLASYDSIETALKSQKVADEKSFNNVFPEINYYSGETVKNWVINQMYTSAAYFPLLAKQELSFSIPPLHTDLATAMRSNYFRMATTFDNRQWMDIRGVGSGAAGIEYVERGAYQERNVLLHEFVHLFHLKALTDAEIRAIRSLYLKAMAENRTLDYYSANNEHEYYAQAYPAYFEAEKVHPLDFKSMNTTADLKLKDPALYQFIDKMVAKEKTTLGGNASAMKSNWAQVYLNIFNEGKSEIKNVAYLDTALAYDKDYQPALLTYATYKAIAGDFSTAQSFVDRAEAVNANYAPLYIAKARLLEARALKQGNNASSLAAEGDLYKKALSLETDPMIKADMIGDIESFYTRNGLIADAVSVAEEYSKSASTVSTYLRDAKDEQIAYAALLRAQLGYNDALEVLKKQVEQKPQNYELKGQYADALAANKKYDDAIAVLQSSQKILNAAGTPRPDYTLRIAEYYYQSGDADSAAFLIEPLLKNNRAISGYQTRFIRLVANLNRTSTAEQLFQALPQSTDNFSKADYYYTKAKVRESKGEMIEAADDYKQAVTLNPYHFAAIFDLMKYYRAMGYSKETNALYEKMMNLKIKPGPAFR from the coding sequence ATGAATAGTAAAAAAGTTTATGTTGCCGCTCTCTTTAGTTTGTTTTGTTTGAAAGTTGCCGCTATTAATCCAGATAGTACGGCTGCTGCTAAACAGGCATTAGATAAAGAGCGGTCTTCATTGTTAGCCAATAAAGAAATAAAGTCTGAGCCAAAAATTGAGCGCATGCTTCAATTAGGTTTATGGAATGAAGCTATTCCATTGCTTACTGCTGATAAAAACCCAGGGGTCGACATGAGATTATTGAATGCAGAATACTTTTTGCTTATCAATGACTTTAAAAAAGCCGATTCTCTTGTTACTTCTGTTCTTTCTCGAAGAAAAGACCATCAAAAAGCGCTACTACTTAAAGCTCAACTAGATGTTTGGGCCTGGAAACTAAATGACGCTGCCCAAACCTGCGAACGGATAGCGGCTGATAAAGACAAAACTCTTTATGAAAAAGCAATGCTTCAGCTTGGCCGTGTTCGTTTATTGCAAAAGAAATACGATGAAGCACTGAAGATTGCTAAAGATATTCAAACCCAATACCCGAAAAATGCAGAGGCGTGGCTTTTAGAATCGGATGTACATTTCTGGAATCAAAAACCGGAATTGGCAGAGGCTCCGTTAAAAAAATCTCTTGAACTTGATCCGTTCAATGCAGATGCCCGTTTTAATTACGGCTATGCAATATGGCGCCGCATTGATGCAACACAACTGAATAAGATGACAGCTCAATGGCAGTTGGCCACAGATATAAATCCTCTTCATTTTCAAACACATTGGCATTGGGGTAACGGACATACTACTCAAACGTATAATAACTACGCTGAAACAAATGACAATGAAGTAAGAAAAGAATTAGCCACAGCTGAAAACCTTATTCGTTCTCATAAACTTACTGAGGCGATTGATTATACGAGAGTTGTTCAAAGGAAATATCCGTCATCAGTATTGCCGGCCATGATGCGTGGTTCTATTTATTACATGGCATTCGATATAAATCGAATAACCCGTCTGGATTCAGCACAAGCAATTTTCTTGCAGATTTTAGCTAAAAAGAAAAACTATGGGCCTGCCCATAATGGCCTGTCGGCAGTCATTAAGTCGAAACGAATTCCATACCTGGCAAGCTATGACTCCATAGAAACAGCACTTAAATCACAGAAAGTTGCCGACGAGAAAAGCTTCAATAATGTTTTCCCAGAGATCAATTATTATTCGGGCGAAACTGTTAAAAACTGGGTTATAAATCAGATGTATACCTCTGCTGCTTATTTTCCCTTGTTAGCTAAGCAAGAATTAAGCTTTTCCATTCCGCCTTTGCATACAGATTTGGCAACTGCCATGAGAAGTAATTATTTCCGAATGGCGACAACTTTTGACAACCGCCAATGGATGGATATCAGAGGTGTTGGAAGTGGAGCTGCAGGAATAGAGTATGTAGAACGTGGTGCCTATCAGGAGCGAAATGTTTTGCTACATGAATTTGTTCATCTTTTCCATCTTAAGGCATTAACTGATGCAGAGATAAGAGCCATCCGTTCTCTTTATTTAAAAGCAATGGCCGAAAACAGAACACTCGATTATTATTCGGCAAATAATGAGCATGAATATTACGCACAGGCCTACCCTGCTTACTTTGAGGCAGAAAAAGTTCATCCCCTCGATTTTAAATCGATGAATACAACTGCAGATCTTAAATTGAAAGATCCAGCGCTTTATCAGTTCATTGATAAAATGGTTGCTAAAGAGAAAACTACCTTAGGCGGTAATGCTTCGGCCATGAAGAGCAATTGGGCGCAGGTTTATCTCAATATCTTTAATGAAGGAAAAAGTGAGATCAAAAACGTTGCCTATCTTGATACCGCTTTAGCTTATGATAAGGATTATCAACCCGCATTATTAACCTACGCTACTTATAAAGCAATAGCCGGCGACTTTTCAACAGCTCAATCATTTGTAGACCGTGCAGAAGCTGTTAACGCCAATTATGCCCCTTTGTATATTGCTAAGGCACGCTTACTTGAAGCTCGTGCTTTGAAACAGGGAAATAATGCCTCTTCATTAGCTGCAGAAGGTGATTTGTACAAAAAGGCGTTGAGTCTTGAAACCGACCCAATGATAAAAGCAGATATGATTGGTGACATAGAAAGTTTTTATACACGCAATGGGTTAATTGCGGACGCTGTTTCTGTAGCCGAAGAGTACTCGAAATCGGCATCTACTGTTTCTACTTACTTACGAGATGCAAAGGATGAGCAAATTGCTTATGCTGCGTTATTAAGAGCACAATTAGGTTATAATGATGCCCTTGAAGTTTTAAAGAAACAAGTGGAGCAGAAACCTCAGAATTATGAATTAAAAGGCCAATATGCAGATGCGCTTGCTGCCAATAAAAAATATGACGATGCCATTGCTGTTTTGCAATCTTCACAAAAGATCTTAAATGCCGCCGGCACTCCCCGCCCCGATTACACGCTGCGTATTGCCGAATACTATTATCAAAGCGGGGATGCTGATTCGGCTGCTTTCCTGATTGAGCCATTGTTGAAAAACAACCGGGCAATTTCAGGTTATCAGACACGATTCATCCGCTTGGTGGCTAACCTAAACAGAACCAGCACTGCTGAACAGTTATTCCAGGCATTACCACAAAGCACCGATAATTTCTCTAAGGCTGATTATTATTATACTAAAGCAAAAGTTCGCGAGAGTAAAGGTGAAATGATTGAAGCTGCCGATGATTACAAACAGGCAGTAACATTAAACCCTTACCATTTTGCTGCAATTTTTGATTTGATGAAATATTATCGGGCGATGGGCTATTCGAAAGAAACAAATGCTTTGTACGAAAAGATGATGAACCTGAAAATAAAGCCGGGACCTGCGTTCCGATAA